Within Oceanivirga salmonicida, the genomic segment TTTTAAAAAATTAAAAGAATATAAAATTAAAACATTCGTTGTATTTTCTCATTATGCTATACCTATAAACTTAGTAGAAAAGTATGGGTCGTGGAAAAATAGAAAATTAATAAATATATATTTAAGATATGCGAAAGTAATTTTTGAGAATTTTTCTAAATATATAGATTATTATTTACCTTTTAATGAAATAAATGCAGGTTATTTTAGTCCATATAATGGGCTAGGTTTATTAAGAGATGAAAATGGGTATAATTTAACCGATATATTTCAATCACTGCACCATCAATTTGTAGCGAGTGCTAAAACGATAAAATTAGGTAAAAAAATGAGTCCACATTCTAAATCTATTAGTATGATTTCTTGTTTTTGTTATTACCCTTATTCTTGTAAACCAGATGAAAATCTAAAAATGCACAAGATAGAAAACATAAATCAATGGTTTTGTACAGATATTTTAGTAAGGGGAAAATACCCAAGTTATAGTTTAGCATTTTTTAAAGAAAATGGTATAGATTTTAAAATTACAAAAGAAGATGAAAAATTATTAAAAAATAATACATCTGATTTTGTTGCATTTTCATATTATCAGTCAAATGTATTTTCTATAGATGAAAAGGAGAAAACAGCAGGAAATCTTGTAGTTTCAACCAAAAATCCATATTTAAAAAGTACAGATTGGGGTTGGCAAATAGATCCTATTGGTTTAAGAATAAGTTTAAATAGAATTTATGATAGATATCAAAAACCTGTATTTATATCAGAAAATGGTTTAGGTGCTTATGATAAAATTGTAAATAAAAAGATAAAAGATGATTATAGAATAGATTATTTAAAAGAACACTTTGAACAAATAGATTTAGCAGTTAAAGATGGAGTAGAAGTTTTAGGGTATTTAATGTGGGGTATTATTGACATAGTATCTGCTGGAAGTTGTGAAATGGACAAAAGATATGGTCTTATATATGTAGATAGAGATAATTATTGTAACGGAAGTTATAAAAGATATAAAAAAGATAGTTTTTATTGGTTTAAAAATTATTTGAAAAATAGATAGAATAAAATTGGGAGATAGAATTATGGATGAAAAAAAGATTGCAAGGGAAATTTTTGAATTATTAGGTGGGAAAGAAAATATAATATCTAATGCAGTATGCATGACTAGATTAAGAGTAGGTACAAAAGAAGCTATTGATATTTCAAAAATTAAAGACATTGAAGGAGTTTTAGGAGTAGTTGAAGCAGAAACAGTACAAATAGTTTTAGGACCAGGTAAAGTAAATATGATAGGAGAAGAATTTTCAAAATTAACTGGAATTTCTTTGGGAGCATCAGATAATATTAAGGAAATAACTAATGAAAATAAAAAAGTTAATAAGGCTAGATATAATGGACCTGTACAAAGATTTTTGCAAAAAATAGCTAATATTTTTGTTCCACTTTTACCAGGAATTATAGCAGCAGGTTTAATAATGGGATTAACTAATGTAATAAGTGTTACCACTAATAAAGCATTTGATGGATATTGGTGGTTCGTTGCTATTAAAAGTTTAGGATTTGCTATGTTTGGTTATTTAGCAATATTTGTTGGTATGAATTCAGCAAAAGAATTTGGAGGAACAGCTATATTAGGTGGAGTAATAGGGGCTATGTTTATAGCCAATGCTAAATTACCATTACTTGCTCAAGTGGGAGATGAAGCTATATTATTACCATTGACAGGTAAGCCATTCTCACCAGGTATAGGTGGATTATTAGCAGCATTATTTATGGGAATTATAGTTGCAAAATTAGAAAAATCTATTAGAAAAGTAGTACCAACAATATTAGATACATTTTTAACACCACTTGCTACTTTAATAATAGCAGTATTTATAGCAATACTATTAATACAACCATTAGGAACATTATTAACAGCAAAAATATTTATATTATTAGATTATGTATATAATAGTTTAGGTATAGTAGGTGGCTATATTTTAGCGGCTGGTTTTTTACCATTAGTTTCAGTAGGACTTCATCAAGCCTTAACACCTATACATGTATTATTAAATAACCCAGAAGG encodes:
- a CDS encoding glycoside hydrolase family 1 protein; its protein translation is MGKISKYKVMFGGATASSQYEGAFNVGGKGLDTQDLRKYIKRNSIDTTNTRLLTKLDFLNAKNDNNDKNFPFRFGSDGYNHLEEDIEYLNELGIDIYRFSISWARIFPNGDDEIPNKDGIEYYLRVFKKLKEYKIKTFVVFSHYAIPINLVEKYGSWKNRKLINIYLRYAKVIFENFSKYIDYYLPFNEINAGYFSPYNGLGLLRDENGYNLTDIFQSLHHQFVASAKTIKLGKKMSPHSKSISMISCFCYYPYSCKPDENLKMHKIENINQWFCTDILVRGKYPSYSLAFFKENGIDFKITKEDEKLLKNNTSDFVAFSYYQSNVFSIDEKEKTAGNLVVSTKNPYLKSTDWGWQIDPIGLRISLNRIYDRYQKPVFISENGLGAYDKIVNKKIKDDYRIDYLKEHFEQIDLAVKDGVEVLGYLMWGIIDIVSAGSCEMDKRYGLIYVDRDNYCNGSYKRYKKDSFYWFKNYLKNR
- a CDS encoding PTS transporter subunit EIIC encodes the protein MDEKKIAREIFELLGGKENIISNAVCMTRLRVGTKEAIDISKIKDIEGVLGVVEAETVQIVLGPGKVNMIGEEFSKLTGISLGASDNIKEITNENKKVNKARYNGPVQRFLQKIANIFVPLLPGIIAAGLIMGLTNVISVTTNKAFDGYWWFVAIKSLGFAMFGYLAIFVGMNSAKEFGGTAILGGVIGAMFIANAKLPLLAQVGDEAILLPLTGKPFSPGIGGLLAALFMGIIVAKLEKSIRKVVPTILDTFLTPLATLIIAVFIAILLIQPLGTLLTAKIFILLDYVYNSLGIVGGYILAAGFLPLVSVGLHQALTPIHVLLNNPEGPTHGINYLFPILVMAGGGQVGAGFAIYFKTKNKKLKTLVRDAIPVGILGIGEPLMYAVTLPLGKPFITACLGAGFGGLLASLFHLGVVTFGVSGLFGLLIVVPGTQLYFVIAMIGAYIGGFVLTYLFGVDEERIEEIYG